A stretch of Imperialibacter roseus DNA encodes these proteins:
- a CDS encoding J domain-containing protein encodes MRNYYEILGVPEEAGHYEIKAAFKKLAMQYHPDKHAGDPAMEERFKEINMAYQVLSDPIQKANYDYRFKYSVPTYEYTPPTQTYETRRPPYARKGKKTTYSYEDLKRNNKGTLWAFGLSLALATVIMAAMQAYAFYQNLKMEALLDERRSIFDTAVKEAELGHVDESLKILSPFVSFYKTEDYIKEFKEELLTRVIHDGDVFFEKAEYVSALENYLIAEPYLVYRSFDFKLRMAQCYKETDQFNEAITTYKDLLQSGLQKRHILKSMADIYRDDLLDYEASLNYYHQAADVVINSYISSFGEAYIILIHSGNVGREDLDIFLGEARGYLLVGNVEQSLHETKWLANVWPKAQEIYLLRADCYQAVGDEKVACQYKDLAARISPLPEGVVACH; translated from the coding sequence TTGCGCAACTACTACGAAATACTGGGCGTTCCCGAAGAGGCAGGGCATTATGAGATCAAGGCTGCTTTCAAAAAGCTGGCCATGCAGTACCACCCTGACAAGCATGCTGGCGACCCCGCCATGGAAGAGCGATTCAAGGAGATCAACATGGCCTACCAGGTGCTCTCCGACCCTATTCAAAAGGCCAACTACGACTACCGCTTCAAATACAGCGTGCCTACTTACGAATACACGCCTCCTACCCAAACATATGAAACGAGGCGGCCTCCTTATGCCCGAAAAGGCAAAAAGACCACCTATTCGTATGAGGACCTCAAGCGCAACAACAAGGGCACTCTCTGGGCCTTTGGCTTGTCGCTGGCGCTGGCCACGGTCATCATGGCCGCCATGCAAGCTTACGCTTTCTACCAGAACCTGAAAATGGAAGCCCTGCTGGATGAGAGAAGGAGCATTTTTGACACAGCAGTAAAAGAGGCTGAGCTGGGGCATGTGGATGAATCGCTAAAAATCCTCTCTCCTTTTGTGAGTTTCTACAAAACGGAAGACTATATCAAGGAATTTAAGGAGGAGCTACTGACCAGGGTGATTCATGACGGTGATGTGTTTTTCGAGAAAGCAGAATATGTGTCGGCTTTGGAAAACTACCTGATTGCGGAGCCTTATCTGGTGTACCGCTCTTTCGATTTTAAGCTGAGGATGGCTCAATGCTATAAGGAAACTGACCAGTTCAATGAAGCCATCACTACGTATAAAGACCTTCTCCAGTCGGGCTTGCAGAAACGTCACATACTGAAAAGCATGGCCGATATCTACCGGGACGACCTGCTCGACTATGAAGCATCGCTGAACTACTACCACCAGGCAGCCGATGTGGTCATCAATAGCTACATTTCTTCTTTTGGAGAGGCTTACATCATCCTGATCCATAGTGGGAATGTGGGCAGAGAAGACCTCGACATTTTTCTGGGCGAGGCGAGAGGTTATCTGCTGGTGGGAAATGTGGAGCAAAGCCTGCACGAAACCAAATGGCTGGCCAATGTGTGGCCCAAGGCCCAGGAAATCTACCTGCTGCGTGCCGACTGCTACCAGGCGGTAGGCGATGAAAAAGTGGCTTGCCAGTACAAAGACCTGGCAGCCAGAATTTCCCCGCTGCCTGAGGGTGTGGTTGCCTGCCATTGA
- a CDS encoding GNAT family N-acetyltransferase, giving the protein MKIREGTITEIVEASQHVPELMNPYEEPVYHERLDGTEHLILVAEVEGKVVGFKVGYNRYKDGSFYSWMGGLLPAYRGQGIYQQLTEIMEQWASENGYSHMLLKTRNKLKPMIRFCLSQGYYVSGFSEHLDPMESRIYFRKELGL; this is encoded by the coding sequence ATGAAAATCAGAGAGGGTACCATTACCGAAATCGTTGAGGCATCGCAGCATGTTCCCGAACTTATGAACCCCTACGAAGAACCGGTCTACCATGAACGCCTAGATGGCACGGAGCATCTCATACTGGTAGCTGAGGTCGAGGGCAAAGTTGTCGGGTTTAAGGTAGGCTACAACAGGTACAAAGACGGCAGTTTTTACTCGTGGATGGGCGGGCTGCTTCCGGCCTACCGAGGCCAGGGTATCTATCAGCAACTGACAGAAATAATGGAGCAGTGGGCTTCAGAAAACGGCTATTCCCACATGCTCCTCAAAACAAGAAACAAGCTCAAACCCATGATTCGGTTTTGTCTGTCGCAGGGCTACTATGTCAGCGGCTTTTCGGAACACCTTGATCCTATGGAGTCGAGGATTTATTTCAGGAAGGAACTTGGGCTATAG
- a CDS encoding DoxX family protein yields the protein MIDEEKSPNTLSIALWVTQGLLSVSFLCGAAMKLFQPVEQLSAMWPWTAEVPPAFLAFTGVVDLLGGVGIILPSLLRIKPWLTPVVAVAIVVQMVGASAFHVARGEASDIGANIVFALMALFIGWGRWKKAPVLPR from the coding sequence ATGATCGACGAAGAAAAATCACCAAACACCCTCTCAATCGCCCTTTGGGTAACACAAGGCCTGTTGTCTGTTTCATTTTTGTGCGGTGCTGCCATGAAACTGTTTCAGCCCGTTGAGCAGCTTTCTGCCATGTGGCCCTGGACGGCCGAAGTGCCTCCAGCCTTTCTGGCATTTACTGGCGTAGTGGATCTGCTGGGAGGAGTGGGTATCATCCTGCCTTCGCTGCTCCGCATCAAGCCCTGGCTTACGCCCGTTGTAGCGGTGGCCATCGTTGTTCAGATGGTGGGTGCCAGTGCGTTTCATGTTGCCAGAGGAGAAGCCTCCGATATTGGAGCCAACATCGTTTTCGCCCTCATGGCCTTATTTATTGGATGGGGAAGGTGGAAGAAGGCGCCGGTTCTGCCGAGATAG
- a CDS encoding winged helix-turn-helix transcriptional regulator gives MLTREGCPTNALAIKDALEALEGKWKLLILFALSSGPKRFKELSKAVGSITDKTLSAELKRLEMNKLIKRDVHDTFPPTVEYSITPHGMSLENVMDALHFWGLAHRKKIMKD, from the coding sequence ATGCTTACAAGAGAAGGTTGCCCAACCAATGCCCTGGCCATCAAAGACGCCCTCGAAGCGTTGGAAGGTAAATGGAAGCTTTTGATACTGTTCGCTCTGTCGTCAGGGCCGAAGCGATTCAAGGAATTGTCGAAAGCCGTCGGCAGCATTACAGACAAAACACTATCTGCAGAGCTGAAGCGGCTGGAAATGAACAAGCTGATAAAAAGAGACGTGCACGACACCTTTCCTCCCACTGTCGAATATTCTATCACACCCCACGGCATGTCGCTGGAAAACGTCATGGATGCCCTGCATTTCTGGGGGCTGGCTCATCGGAAGAAGATTATGAAGGACTGA
- a CDS encoding CHAT domain-containing tetratricopeptide repeat protein, which produces MRLLMITLGWIVSLSAFGQETPAILHAADQAYQEARYEEALRLYQTSEVKFRQTKDIPNQAKSLTGQINSAQELSRFEEVEKLIDKMSLLPKNQKLEAEIAFLQGRLAASTGKDEAAINNFDKAIALSDEPLETVKYFTHKGFALVNSHELIQAEKTHKKASSLYDSIKVDDQMLKARLIDLNARIKWHTGDFAGSLMSFKKELEITQKLLIPDHPEIGSIYASMGIMYKNLLQYDKALEYYELSLDIRKKYLGENHLEVANSLNNIGYALYKKKQFEEALQVHRLALKIRSEQLDPLHLRVLQSIEHIGLCYGGMERFDEAEKNFRIILDGRTKKYGHDHHLTGYAYYNLGAVAVEIPDYEKAASYFQEAVDIGHKVYGPHNYDQADNYNRLANCHLELNKVSEAISEFHLALQHNLPGYTWDGDLRKIPDLQHYLSFRELQRSLLGLAKAHAALNGNLSVSIAYLKAAEEVIQRFKLNFSKDSDLITISASVKELADDAIPIYYRKYTDTRNPEDLEEIFRYSELAKSSALLSKLSDEKAKQVSGIPEEMLLKDKDYRFQQDSLNTIILARLDSKEDPSAPKALLFQKNREYEAFKKELEKQYPVYTENKFGLKPASIKSIQNYLAERGQATALLSLHLTDDKTLLSMLISENDVKINIAATENLDEVITNFRKALIDQDEKALMETSDQLRKLLISPLYEQKISKDLIVIPSGITGYIPFDLLTDESGNYLIEHHVISYDLSATLLETRQHKNAEKASLLAYAPEFSETPNTNYSLTAASILRSDELVALPGARKEVELVSSMFSSATRFGRDASESSFKQEAGKFSILHLATHSIVNESDADYSKLVFSDSDENEDGFLHAFELINLNLEADLVTLSACNTGVGKIEEGEGVMSLARSFRSAGVPSVVMSLWPASDKSTPELMRLFYENLSKGQAKDLALANAKREYLSTAKGKARDPFFWGGFVLIGDNSPLEKEQNMLTWIILSVILIGLTLVIYQRRFRVA; this is translated from the coding sequence ATGAGACTTTTGATGATTACCCTGGGTTGGATCGTTTCTCTCAGTGCTTTCGGTCAGGAAACCCCTGCCATACTTCATGCGGCCGACCAGGCTTATCAGGAGGCACGCTATGAAGAAGCCCTCCGTCTTTACCAAACGTCTGAGGTGAAATTTCGACAAACGAAAGACATCCCGAATCAGGCTAAATCTCTGACCGGGCAAATCAACAGCGCCCAGGAACTATCCCGATTCGAAGAGGTTGAGAAGTTGATTGATAAAATGTCACTACTTCCTAAGAATCAAAAGTTGGAGGCAGAAATCGCTTTTCTTCAGGGACGGCTGGCGGCCTCTACCGGAAAGGACGAGGCGGCAATTAATAACTTCGACAAGGCCATTGCTCTTTCAGACGAACCACTGGAAACTGTCAAATATTTTACGCACAAAGGTTTTGCACTGGTCAATAGCCATGAACTGATCCAGGCCGAAAAAACTCACAAAAAAGCCAGCTCGCTTTACGACTCAATAAAGGTTGACGATCAAATGCTTAAAGCCAGGCTAATTGACCTGAACGCACGCATCAAATGGCATACGGGCGACTTTGCCGGTTCATTAATGTCATTTAAAAAAGAACTGGAGATTACCCAAAAGCTATTGATACCAGATCACCCGGAGATCGGTTCCATCTACGCCAGCATGGGGATCATGTATAAGAACCTTTTGCAATATGACAAGGCCCTTGAATACTACGAACTTTCTCTTGACATCCGAAAAAAATACCTGGGAGAGAATCACCTTGAAGTTGCCAACAGCCTGAACAATATTGGCTATGCGTTGTACAAGAAAAAGCAATTTGAAGAAGCATTGCAGGTGCACCGGCTGGCCCTGAAAATCAGGAGCGAGCAGCTCGACCCACTTCATCTCAGAGTGTTGCAATCCATCGAACATATCGGACTCTGCTACGGCGGTATGGAAAGGTTTGATGAAGCAGAAAAAAACTTCAGAATCATTCTTGACGGACGAACAAAGAAATACGGGCACGACCACCACCTGACTGGCTATGCCTATTACAATCTTGGTGCGGTAGCGGTGGAAATACCCGACTACGAAAAGGCTGCTTCCTACTTTCAGGAGGCGGTTGATATCGGCCATAAAGTATACGGACCTCATAATTATGATCAGGCTGACAACTACAACCGGCTGGCTAATTGTCATTTGGAATTAAATAAGGTTTCGGAAGCGATATCAGAATTTCACCTGGCCTTGCAGCACAACCTCCCCGGGTATACCTGGGACGGAGATCTGCGTAAAATACCAGACCTGCAGCATTATCTGTCGTTTAGGGAGCTTCAAAGGTCGCTGCTTGGCCTGGCCAAGGCCCACGCCGCCCTGAACGGCAACCTGAGCGTATCTATTGCTTATTTGAAAGCAGCAGAGGAGGTCATTCAACGATTTAAGCTCAACTTCTCCAAGGACAGCGACTTGATCACCATCTCAGCCAGCGTGAAGGAACTGGCCGACGATGCGATTCCCATTTACTATCGGAAGTACACCGACACCAGGAATCCCGAAGACCTGGAGGAAATTTTCAGATATTCTGAATTGGCCAAAAGCTCCGCTTTACTGAGCAAACTGAGCGACGAAAAAGCAAAACAAGTCTCAGGCATACCAGAAGAGATGCTTCTGAAAGACAAAGACTACCGTTTCCAACAAGACTCGCTGAATACAATTATCCTTGCGAGGCTGGATTCGAAGGAAGATCCCTCGGCGCCAAAAGCTCTCCTCTTTCAAAAAAATCGGGAGTATGAAGCCTTCAAGAAGGAGCTGGAAAAGCAATATCCCGTGTATACGGAAAACAAATTTGGACTTAAGCCAGCTTCGATCAAATCGATTCAAAATTATTTGGCAGAACGAGGACAGGCAACCGCACTTCTCAGCCTTCACCTGACTGACGATAAGACACTGCTCTCAATGCTCATTTCGGAAAATGATGTAAAAATTAACATTGCAGCAACGGAAAATCTTGATGAGGTGATCACTAACTTCAGAAAAGCACTGATTGACCAGGATGAAAAAGCGTTGATGGAAACTTCCGATCAACTAAGGAAGTTGCTCATTTCACCCTTGTATGAGCAGAAAATAAGCAAAGATCTTATCGTTATTCCCAGTGGAATTACCGGCTATATCCCATTCGACTTACTCACTGATGAGTCTGGCAATTATCTCATCGAGCATCACGTGATCTCCTACGATTTGAGTGCGACCCTGCTTGAAACCAGGCAACATAAGAATGCAGAAAAGGCCAGCCTGCTCGCCTATGCTCCCGAGTTTTCAGAGACCCCCAACACCAACTATTCCCTGACTGCCGCTTCGATACTGCGTTCCGATGAGCTGGTAGCACTTCCCGGGGCCAGAAAGGAAGTGGAATTAGTCAGCAGCATGTTCAGCAGCGCAACAAGATTTGGTCGTGATGCATCCGAATCCAGCTTCAAACAAGAAGCCGGGAAATTCTCAATCCTTCACCTGGCCACCCACTCTATTGTCAACGAGAGTGATGCCGATTATTCTAAGCTGGTCTTTTCAGATTCGGATGAAAATGAAGACGGATTTCTTCACGCTTTTGAATTGATCAACCTAAATCTGGAGGCCGATTTGGTGACACTAAGCGCTTGCAATACAGGTGTTGGCAAAATCGAAGAGGGTGAAGGGGTGATGAGCCTTGCCCGATCGTTTCGCTCTGCCGGCGTTCCAAGCGTGGTGATGAGTCTTTGGCCCGCCTCCGATAAGTCGACGCCAGAGCTCATGCGACTCTTCTATGAAAATCTTTCAAAAGGCCAGGCGAAAGACCTGGCGCTGGCCAACGCCAAAAGAGAATACCTTTCCACTGCTAAAGGCAAAGCAAGGGATCCATTCTTTTGGGGAGGTTTTGTTTTGATTGGCGACAACAGTCCCCTGGAAAAAGAACAGAACATGCTCACCTGGATCATTCTGTCGGTCATCCTGATTGGCCTGACGCTGGTGATCTATCAGCGGAGATTCAGGGTTGCTTAA
- a CDS encoding M1 family metallopeptidase, translated as MKPILHTLIFALCPFLLFGSDPYPLNPAIDVQHYAFRLRLSAETNNIVGKTAIEVLLKQDVETFALDLQNETAAGGMKIVTLQVNGQQTAFRHTDSKINIDASGKAGEMLKVVIEYEGVPLDGLIIGTNLFGEKTFFGDNWPDRAHQWLPTVDHPSDKATCEFIIEAPVYYQVVANGRLKEETVLSNDTKLTHWIESVPISTKVMVFGAAAFAIDHVGSVGNIPVSSWVYHQNKNAGFHDYAPAKEILATLQNIIGPYPFEKLANVQSKTKFGGMENAGNIFYYEKSVSGERKIEGLIAHEVAHQWFGNSASEKDWHHVWLSEGFATYFTQVYMEKTYGRDSLQVGMKRMLPKIDEYHAKNPTSAIVDTSIIELKKLLSPNTYQKAGWVLHMLRKQVGDEAFFDGVRTYYDTYKLSNALTSDFQAVMEQASGQQLGWFFDQWIFQPLLPELSLSWKYSKKLRKLSVEVKSPGLSKSVRLPLEVGIQGADGTISAIKIIDVFGESTSAEWDIAEMPAGIIADPNVWLLAKVKVVGK; from the coding sequence ATGAAGCCCATTTTACACACACTCATTTTCGCTCTATGCCCTTTTCTTCTCTTCGGCAGCGACCCCTACCCACTGAATCCGGCTATTGACGTCCAGCATTATGCCTTCAGGCTGCGGCTGTCCGCCGAAACGAATAACATTGTTGGCAAAACGGCTATCGAAGTACTGCTCAAACAGGATGTGGAGACCTTTGCGCTGGATCTGCAAAATGAAACGGCAGCAGGGGGAATGAAGATTGTGACGCTGCAGGTGAACGGCCAGCAAACTGCATTTCGCCACACTGACAGCAAAATCAATATTGATGCCAGCGGAAAGGCCGGCGAGATGCTCAAAGTGGTGATTGAATATGAAGGAGTGCCGCTAGATGGCCTTATCATTGGCACCAACTTGTTTGGTGAAAAAACCTTCTTTGGTGACAACTGGCCCGACAGAGCCCACCAATGGCTGCCTACGGTAGACCACCCCTCCGACAAAGCTACCTGTGAATTTATTATCGAAGCGCCTGTCTACTACCAGGTGGTGGCCAATGGACGGCTTAAGGAGGAAACGGTACTTTCCAACGACACCAAACTCACCCACTGGATCGAGTCAGTTCCCATTTCAACCAAGGTGATGGTCTTTGGTGCAGCTGCCTTTGCCATCGACCATGTTGGCTCGGTTGGCAATATTCCTGTCTCATCGTGGGTGTACCACCAAAATAAAAACGCCGGTTTCCACGACTACGCACCAGCCAAGGAAATATTGGCCACACTACAAAACATCATTGGCCCCTATCCTTTCGAAAAGCTGGCCAACGTGCAGTCGAAAACGAAATTTGGTGGCATGGAGAATGCCGGCAATATCTTCTACTACGAAAAATCGGTATCGGGGGAGCGCAAGATTGAAGGCCTGATCGCCCACGAGGTAGCCCACCAGTGGTTTGGTAACTCAGCCAGCGAAAAGGACTGGCACCATGTGTGGCTCAGCGAAGGGTTTGCTACCTACTTCACACAGGTGTACATGGAAAAGACCTATGGGAGAGACAGCCTTCAAGTTGGAATGAAAAGGATGCTTCCCAAAATTGATGAATACCATGCCAAAAACCCTACTTCCGCTATTGTTGATACTTCCATTATCGAGTTAAAAAAGCTACTGAGCCCAAACACTTACCAGAAAGCCGGCTGGGTGCTGCATATGCTCAGGAAGCAGGTAGGCGACGAGGCGTTCTTTGACGGTGTGCGCACTTACTACGACACTTACAAACTCTCCAATGCACTCACGAGCGATTTTCAGGCCGTGATGGAACAAGCCAGCGGACAGCAGCTTGGCTGGTTCTTTGATCAGTGGATTTTCCAGCCGTTATTGCCCGAGCTTTCCCTGAGCTGGAAGTACAGTAAAAAGCTGCGCAAATTGTCGGTTGAAGTGAAAAGCCCCGGACTAAGCAAGTCGGTCAGGCTCCCACTGGAGGTGGGGATCCAAGGTGCCGACGGAACTATCAGCGCAATCAAAATAATAGACGTGTTTGGAGAAAGCACATCAGCAGAATGGGACATCGCCGAAATGCCAGCGGGTATTATAGCAGACCCGAACGTATGGCTGCTTGCCAAAGTGAAGGTAGTTGGGAAATGA
- a CDS encoding M61 family metallopeptidase has product MKKLTLFLGVLLTWSSLSAQTTGYKAFLDLNVVKNDKVKVSIELPAVSASEIEYQMPKIVPGTYSIYDFGRFLSDFKAFDSNGNELSVDSLDQNRWLIKNASSLAKVEYWVEDSYDTEQGNTVFEPAGTNIEEGKNFVINTFGFFGYLKGMKEVKYEVNISYPEGFYGATSLQAARSENNTDTYIADNYFSLADAPMMYSVPDTVTINVGGAEILFSVYSPNGLLTAEFVKDNVNQILEAQKNYLGGTLPIKKYAYIIYLFAGPSQSGALGALEHSYSSMYSLPEVNPKYLTQLIKDVSAHEFFHIITPLSIHSEEIGNFNFIDPKMSKHLWMYEGVTEYFAGHVQLAEGLFGIDEYLSKIEEKVVNAAGYNDTVPFTVMSKLCLDQYKDQYGNVYEKGALIGLCLDIRLRELSGGKYSVNQLLKDLSNEYGKDKSFKDDELFDKITELTYPEIREFFSTYVEGNKPLPLKEYLAKIGVSFAPSQAKMEPSMGNISFGLDQESGHLVVAKADNLNAFGIDMGYKEGDHLLEFDGIPLTVQNFQEAVMAYKESRKEGDKITALVQREVKPGKVKNVKLKAKAVMVKTQSPPSIEMMENPTQQQLDLLYSWMSK; this is encoded by the coding sequence ATGAAAAAGTTGACTCTTTTCTTAGGGGTGCTTCTCACCTGGAGCTCCCTTTCTGCTCAAACTACTGGCTACAAAGCATTTCTCGACCTCAATGTTGTGAAGAACGACAAGGTGAAAGTGAGCATTGAACTACCTGCTGTGTCTGCCTCGGAGATCGAATACCAAATGCCGAAAATAGTACCTGGCACCTACAGCATCTACGACTTTGGCAGGTTCCTGTCCGACTTCAAAGCGTTTGATAGCAATGGCAATGAGCTTTCGGTCGATTCACTTGACCAGAACAGGTGGCTGATTAAAAATGCCTCTTCTTTGGCCAAGGTCGAATACTGGGTAGAAGATTCTTACGATACCGAGCAAGGCAACACCGTATTTGAGCCGGCGGGTACTAATATTGAAGAAGGAAAAAACTTCGTTATCAACACTTTCGGGTTCTTTGGCTATCTCAAAGGAATGAAGGAAGTGAAGTACGAAGTAAATATTTCGTATCCCGAAGGCTTCTATGGTGCTACCTCGCTGCAGGCTGCCAGGTCAGAAAACAATACTGACACTTACATCGCCGACAACTATTTCAGTCTGGCCGACGCACCAATGATGTATTCTGTACCAGACACTGTGACGATCAATGTGGGTGGCGCTGAAATTCTTTTCTCTGTCTATTCACCCAATGGGCTACTTACGGCTGAGTTTGTAAAGGACAATGTGAACCAGATACTGGAAGCTCAGAAAAACTATTTGGGTGGAACATTGCCTATCAAGAAGTACGCTTATATCATCTACCTTTTCGCAGGCCCGTCGCAGTCAGGCGCACTTGGTGCACTGGAGCATTCGTATTCCTCTATGTACAGCCTGCCCGAGGTGAACCCTAAGTACCTTACTCAGCTGATCAAAGATGTATCGGCTCATGAATTCTTTCACATCATTACGCCACTTAGCATCCATTCAGAAGAAATAGGAAACTTCAATTTTATCGACCCAAAAATGTCGAAGCACCTTTGGATGTACGAAGGCGTAACTGAATACTTCGCCGGGCACGTGCAGCTGGCCGAAGGGCTTTTTGGCATCGACGAATACCTTTCTAAAATAGAAGAGAAGGTAGTTAACGCCGCTGGCTACAACGACACCGTGCCGTTTACCGTCATGAGTAAGCTTTGCCTCGACCAATACAAAGATCAGTATGGCAACGTATACGAAAAAGGCGCACTGATTGGGCTTTGCCTCGATATCAGGTTACGGGAGCTTTCCGGTGGCAAGTACAGCGTTAACCAACTCTTGAAAGATCTTTCAAATGAGTATGGCAAGGACAAGTCTTTCAAAGACGATGAGCTGTTCGATAAGATCACTGAGCTTACGTATCCGGAAATCAGGGAGTTTTTCAGCACCTATGTGGAAGGAAACAAACCCCTGCCATTGAAAGAATACCTGGCCAAAATTGGTGTCAGCTTCGCTCCTTCTCAGGCAAAAATGGAACCGTCTATGGGAAATATCTCATTCGGACTGGATCAGGAAAGCGGCCATCTGGTGGTAGCGAAAGCTGATAACCTGAATGCTTTTGGCATCGACATGGGCTATAAGGAAGGAGATCACCTGCTGGAGTTTGACGGTATACCACTTACTGTGCAGAATTTTCAGGAGGCTGTAATGGCTTACAAAGAAAGCCGCAAAGAAGGTGACAAAATCACAGCATTGGTCCAACGTGAAGTAAAGCCTGGAAAGGTCAAAAACGTGAAACTAAAAGCGAAGGCTGTCATGGTAAAAACGCAATCGCCTCCATCCATCGAAATGATGGAAAACCCCACTCAGCAGCAGCTTGATCTCCTGTACAGCTGGATGAGTAAGTAA
- a CDS encoding DUF3052 domain-containing protein, which translates to MAGYSGTPLAKKLGIKEGSKVLLVNRPSHYFELFDDFPIDALVHESQTVDVYDIIHFFTTSKDDLHAQLPKLKDKIEQNGMIWVSWPKGKSKIPKDLIEDDIRNLMLTIDMVDVKVCAVDDDWSGLKGVIRVEKRKV; encoded by the coding sequence ATGGCTGGCTACTCAGGCACTCCTCTCGCCAAGAAATTAGGCATCAAAGAAGGAAGCAAAGTACTTCTCGTCAACCGTCCGTCACATTACTTCGAACTATTTGATGATTTTCCCATTGATGCGCTGGTTCATGAATCGCAAACTGTCGACGTGTATGACATCATCCACTTTTTCACCACCAGCAAAGACGACCTCCACGCACAACTGCCGAAGCTAAAGGACAAAATTGAGCAAAATGGCATGATTTGGGTCTCCTGGCCCAAGGGGAAGTCCAAAATACCGAAGGATCTGATCGAAGACGACATCCGCAACCTCATGCTTACCATCGACATGGTGGACGTGAAGGTCTGCGCCGTTGATGATGACTGGTCGGGCCTTAAAGGCGTTATTCGGGTAGAAAAGAGGAAGGTTTAA
- a CDS encoding alpha/beta hydrolase: MKRLFVWALLLILLCPAWAQVPKGTVVTDSIYSKHLENKMGEKPTRAVSIYLPPGYDKGSQRYPVVYFLHGFMGDNKMMMGMAGLIDEAIASHKIRPFIMVVPDEKTTYDGSFFSNSGLFGNWEDFTAYDVVGHVDKKYRTLATKESRGITGHSMGGYGAIKIAMHHPDIFSVVYMISPGALTIVREYGPNSDTFKEIAGITTMEDLGKTYFGKVMVAFGRSWSANANKPPFYCDLPFEYKGDELIVRQDVLEKWYANMPVHMIDDNLTNLQQLKAIKMDWGRNAGERFTQQCRMFSERLENVGIQHFAEEYIGTHTSGIYTADGRLPNQVLPFFDFYLSFEGK, from the coding sequence ATGAAGCGACTATTCGTATGGGCCCTGCTCCTGATTTTATTGTGCCCTGCCTGGGCGCAAGTGCCTAAGGGTACTGTTGTTACCGATTCCATATATTCCAAACACCTCGAAAACAAGATGGGGGAGAAGCCCACCCGGGCAGTATCCATTTATCTGCCACCGGGATACGACAAAGGTAGCCAGCGCTATCCTGTTGTCTATTTCCTGCATGGCTTTATGGGCGACAACAAGATGATGATGGGCATGGCGGGCCTGATTGACGAGGCCATTGCCAGCCACAAGATCCGCCCGTTCATTATGGTGGTGCCCGACGAGAAAACGACCTACGACGGCAGCTTCTTCAGCAATTCGGGGCTGTTTGGCAACTGGGAGGATTTTACTGCCTACGATGTGGTGGGGCATGTGGACAAGAAATACCGCACCCTGGCCACCAAGGAAAGCAGGGGTATTACGGGCCACAGCATGGGCGGTTATGGCGCCATCAAAATTGCTATGCATCATCCCGATATTTTCAGCGTGGTGTATATGATCAGCCCGGGCGCACTCACCATTGTGCGGGAGTATGGGCCTAATAGCGACACGTTCAAGGAAATCGCTGGCATCACCACTATGGAAGACCTTGGAAAGACCTACTTCGGCAAGGTGATGGTGGCCTTTGGTCGTTCGTGGTCAGCGAACGCCAACAAGCCGCCTTTCTACTGCGACCTGCCGTTTGAGTACAAGGGCGATGAGCTGATTGTGCGCCAGGACGTGCTCGAAAAGTGGTATGCCAATATGCCGGTGCACATGATCGACGACAACCTGACGAACCTGCAGCAACTGAAGGCCATCAAGATGGACTGGGGCCGCAACGCTGGGGAGCGGTTTACGCAGCAGTGTCGGATGTTTAGCGAGCGGCTGGAGAACGTGGGCATACAGCATTTTGCCGAGGAGTATATTGGCACGCACACCAGCGGCATTTACACCGCCGACGGCAGGTTGCCGAACCAGGTGCTGCCGTTTTTTGATTTTTATCTGAGTTTTGAAGGGAAGTAG